In Lolium rigidum isolate FL_2022 chromosome 7, APGP_CSIRO_Lrig_0.1, whole genome shotgun sequence, the DNA window tgagattacacctattcacccccccccccctctaggtgtcatacgatcctttcaagggTGCTATGGAGCTTCCTCTTCTGATCTCCTTCGTGTGGAACACGCGTCGCTCCTCGTCAACGATGTGATCTTTGGCCAGCATGGCAGCCCATCTTCAACCTCCAAGACGAAGGCCCTCCTCTGCTTCGTTTGTCGGAGCTCAACGCTTCCTCTCCAACAAATGGTTCGTCCCCAGAGGAGAAGTGGCCGGTGGACGCAAAGCTTCGCCGGAAGTGTGCTACTGGGCATCTCAGCATCGCATCTCGACAGAAACATCTTGAGATCGCAGGCGGTTGGTGGCAGCGGCGCCTAGGGACCTGATTGTGTTTCCATCTTTTGCTCTAGGGTGTATTTTGTTATTTTTTAGGTCCTTTCTTCAAATTCCTGGTTTCTTAGTGCGAGTGATGTAAAAGGGCCTCTTTGTAAAATGTAACCACCACGTGTGGATTGAaatcttctcaaaaaaaaaaacttgatctCAGAAAAAATATGCATATATGCCAACCGGTCTTCAACCTGGTCACAGGTCACAGACCACCACCACCAGTTGAGAGCAGTCTCATTCAACAATGACTGGAAGCTGGCTATGTTAGAGGCTAAGTTTCAAGCCCTCCAAGCAAGCACATAATTCCGCTTGAAGAGCACCTTCACACGACTCCAACGACCGGCAAGCTGAGAAGATTATACTCCCTCGCGCAACTCTTAAAATCATCCCAGTTCCAGCAGAAGCAGAACCACCTTCTGCTTTATAGGATCCATCGACTAACTGTATTTGTATTTTCACAACGTCTGTCAATCGAAAGAGTATACTGCATAGTACTATTCAATGGTCAGGTAGAAAGAAGCACAGACAGTTTGGCCATTACACAATCGCCTGATGCTTTCAACAATGATTCAAGCTTGTGCATGTCCTTATCACTGCAATGAAGGACATCCTAGCGGCAATTCATATGACGCACAAAGGTTGGATGGCACCAGATCTGTACAATGTAGAAGGGGACTTGTATGCCATCAACCTGACAGGAAGCCAATCCCAGAACTCGATCCTAACCAGGAACCCTGCTGGAATTCAGATCTGACTGCATCTCTCGAAGAAGAATCTCCTCCACAGTGTCTACAAATCTTACCAGATTCCGACGAGTCTGAAGCTCTAAGCCATTGGCAAGTTCCTGCAACCAAGGACAAAGAACGCAGATTAGGTTGCTACTCAACAGTTGCTACTCAACAGTTGGTACCCCAACAACCCACGCCTCTCAGAGGACTTCTAAATCTCTCAATCATGTTAAGTTAGGTCAACTGTACATCATGCAGAGAAAAGTGGGTATTCTGGAAAGACTTTCAATTGGTTCAGATGGTTTTATCCAAAGGTTGCATTATTCATGTGCAGTGTGGCAATATAGATACTGGATACAAACATAGGTTTCAGGCATGTCGTAGCAATTTTTACCTTAGTCTTGCAGAGCAAATCTAAAGTTATATTCGCTGGGAGAGTCCCGGAGTTGCGGATTGAGATTAACTTCAGGCCATAGGACGACAATGGCCAAGCTGCAGATATCTTGAAGAATGCATCAATTCCACCAGCCAAATGAGCTACTATTGTTTCATCTTTGTCTAAGTACTCAAAAGAATGCCTGCAAGAAAACAGACATGTTTGCTTTCAATGTTCAATAGAAAGGGACAAAACTATATATGCATATAATATTAATGCTGGTGACCTAAAATTGATGTTGTTGCCTATGTGCATCATACGAGTCTTGGCTTCAACTGTCGAACAGTGTACATCATTACTCAGAAGTGATTGACAAATCTAAATAGTCcaaatattaatgaagaaatttttTTGTCAGTTTGATGTTAAATTGTAATCCCCTCACtgtatttttctcaaaaaacccaGCCAATTGTGTCATTTTCAAATAGAAACAAAAGTATCTCTCATAGTAAAATCTATCTGAAAAAAACCAAGTAAATAGCTCCAGTACTATTATAGAAATACAATGAAATGACACGCAAGAAGTGCAAatcattagttttttttttcgaaatgggggagcaTCCCCAGCCTCTGCACCGGTAGATGCATAAATCATTACAGTGTAACTGTAAACTCATTGGACAAGCTTAGAGATCATAGATTCCTTGCAACAACTATTTGCAAAAGAGAATATCAGCTAGATATTTAGAAAATTATCATCACAATACTAGCAGGTGGAGAATACTGTCACCTGGAACTATTAGCATCATTCACCAACGATCGTCTTAGAATGTTGATTATAATCTGCTGTTGACATTGCCGAATGAGCCACCCCAAGGACGGGACAGAAATGACCTCTCTACAAATGCAGATAGCACTTTTTGTAAGCAGTTGAGCACACATTGATGAAGAAAACCGATTGAAAGTAGTACACAGTACAATTCACACAACTGTGATTGTGGAAATAATACAAAAATAAATGGCATCACCATGTGAAGCTTCTTGGTGTTCCATGTTGTTTAATACTGGTTTGTTTCATCTTTCAACAAGcggtttgcaaaaaaaaaaatatcgAGAGGCCTTTTTACAAAGAACAATAAGACAGCTTGATATGAGAGACGGAAAAGTATCTAATACATACCTGGAGGACTTGAGCTTCTCAATCAGTATATCTACACAAACATCAGCAGGGAAGATCTGGAAAAAAAAGATCAGTAAAACATGATACACCATAGTTATCTTAAAATGGACTTCAAAAGGTAAAAAATGGCAAATTGTTATTAAGAACCATTACTTGGCGCTACTAACCATCCAAATGCTGGAACCATGAATTAGTGTAAGTGCAAATTTATTGCCAATGATACATTTGAAGAGATGATGTGAAATGATAGCATAATGCAAATATGTATCTTAATACACTAACAGCTTATGTCTCTAATAAAAGACAGTAATCACTAATGTTGTGTCCCTCTTCCCATGCATACAAAAGATTTTAAGACAACATCAGTTTTTTCCTTCATTGTCATGTAACTATGCTAGCATATACACAAATAAGTTCCTGCTAGAAACACTTGAAGCCTAGAAAAATTGAAAAATGATATAGCTTGTCCAAGCCTTAATGTATCGTTCAGTACTTGTATTCAGCATTTCAGCTGATGACTTTCTATGAAGTTGAAGACTGTATAGGAAAAAACAAGGTGGACAGCAGCAAACATTGCACAAGCTACTGTAGCAAACACTAGCAGATCATGATGATTTAGAGTGCCTATGCAGTTTTATGACCTTACACGAGAGTACTTTATCCTAATCTCCAATGTGTCTTATAGACTTTTGTCATTATTCATTCCTTGCCCCATGAGATTTTCAATCGTGAAATGCAGAAATGTCACAAAATACATCAGGCATTGCACCAAACATCTACCATAGGTAAAAATTGAAATGGTGATCAATTAGCTCACTAGAGAAAAAAATCTACAAAAATGAGAAAAATATGGTTATAAGAGCACCTGCACTTTCTTCAGTTCCATgcttccttcatcaaattctatcAATAACTCATGGTCCGAGACAAATGAATCAACAACACAATCCAATTTTTGTCCTAAATTTACACATTCTGGGGTCAGTATAGGTGCCTTCAGAAACACTCTGAGAGAATTTCCTTTACACTCTAAGACCTTTGGTACTGATAACACAGATTTAATTTGACACATTTCTTCATCCCTGGATATGGAGAAATCGTGATGTCAGAACGAAACAGAAGTTTTTTACGCAGAGCAAGCTTAAAACTAAACATCGTACATCTGCAATTAAATGCCCAGAGCAACACATTTTTGAGAAGCTGGGATGATGAAACAAGCCAACAGGTAAGCACAACTGAAGCAGTAAAAGGTCAACAAAGAAAGAAACTGAATAAATGGTAAGAAATGTATGCCTGTGGTTATTATCTCTAAACATATGAAACTTAAGCAAGTAGAAAACTAGTCACAAATTGATAACTGACCGAGAATTCACAAATAATTTCAAGGTCTGGAGTTAAAAAAACTGAGCACAACAATCAGGAGATTGGTCAAGAGCTCATGTCAGAAAAGGTGAAGATGTTTACTGCAGCATGTTCACAAGCTTAGACTAAGGCATGCATATCTAATCTACAAAGATAAAATAATCCTGTGCTGGAATAAGATTTTTTTGCAAAAGACTACATATGCTGAAACTGTGAAGGAATAGAGACTAAAAATGAAGTGGACAATACTGTGGTAGTGTGCTGTGTGCATTACATGAGCTAGCCTAAATGCATTAACAGATGATAGTAAGCCAAGCATATGACCATTCTATCCTTAATAAACAAAAACAGGGAGTAAAAACTAGTTACAGCGGAACTGTTAGGAAATTCTAAAACAGATAAAATGTTGAAATTTCTTGTTTGACAAAACATTTATTTGAAATGTTTACTCCAACTGAGCATTATATAAAGACCACGCAGAATATAAATAACCTCACTCATATCATAAATTATATTATTGTTGTTATGAAAAACAACCAGGGATATTTTCTGAGTTCAGAATGAGCACATCCCTCTAATCATGGTAAAGTAGAATTGCCATTGATGATATTAACTATTAAGATGCTTTAAAGAGATTTAAATTAATAGAAAGATTTGAAGTGTAGAAGTTTGATACCTTTGCATTGAAGTACTTTGTATTTGCAACAGCTCAACGTCCATTTCACTTTTCTCTATTTCATAATCAAGTTCCAACGCCTGGGAAATTATCAAAGGTGTATATTCAACACGAATAAACATTATAAGcgaaagaaaacaaagaaaaaaaaaactcaactgAAAAATCTGTTTGGATGTGTATTAGTTTCATATGCGGTTGTGAATCATGATTGTAGTTGTTACTACTTTCTGTGTGAGAGGTTTTGTTTCTAGAAGATATATCCTATAATATAACTATGCAAAAAAGGTTAACAGTGTTACCAGCAGCATAAAGTgaagtgatacatttaagaaaTCATAGATTTGTCTCCATTTGGACCATGAAACTGTTGAGCAAATAGCAAAGGTAGCACAATGTTTGGAATATTTCAATTCATAGAACATATTACCACACCTCATATATGTAGTCCTTCTCAACATTTGTTTGGTTGAGGCCAGAATCAGGACTTGCTTCCGAATGCTTCAAACCCTACATCAAAGAAGGTGCAATATTATAAATGTTATGAGAAATGAAAGCTGAAGCGAGTGTAAGAGGTTATTTAATGTAGATGATGGCAAATATTACATAAGCATGAATAAACACATTTCAGATCGTCACAAGAAAAGGGAAGACTTAAAATTTTGAGCGCACAAATCTACTGAACTTCTAGGGAtttttattttgcaaacaaaCTTGTTTGGAGGAGGAATTTAATTTCACAAAGAGTCTGGCATTTAAGAACAACCTCTGAATCAATTTTATCCAGCGAAGACTCCAGTGATTCAATGTCAGCATCCAGCAGAATCGTGTCTAAAATAACAGAAAGTCGCATTTTGTTATTTGAAGGAATGAAGCGTTTAAGACCCAACTAGCAAAGTGTTGGCAATCAGCAGGAACTTAAACAGGAGAAACTCAAGCGAAACAACCTTTGAACACTGTGTATCCAATGCCACTGATCTCGGCAGATAACTTTCGGTTCTCCTCCTCTGCCAAGCTCACCTCCTTCTTCAGCCATTCAATGTACGTGGCTAGGGACACCAACCACATCATCATGTTAAGAAGAAAAGAGCAACTCCGCACCACATCCTGAGAACTCTAAAGATCAAAATGGAACCTGAATCATATACCTAAACCGTCACTCCCCAGCGCAGCAGCGCTCGAGTCCCAAGCATCGACTGCCTGCATATCCACCTACATACACAGCAGCGGAAACGAAATATCAATCTGTCTCGCAGGCCGAAGTAAGAGGGAATTAGTAGAGCACAGAGAGGGTAACCAAACCCCTCATTTGCTGTTCACACACGCCAAGCCGACCACACCCACCTCGCACTCGGAGAGCAGTCCTAGTacggcgtcctcctccgccgcaacGTCCactggctcctcctcctccccttcccACAGCGCCGAGAGCTGCTCGAACCGGCTGAACGAACGAAGGTCAGGTACTCGGGTGGTGAATCGATCCAGCGGGACGGTTCATCGGAGGAGAAGGGCGGAGGGGGGCGGCACGTACCTTCGGATGGCCGCCGCGTCGAGGGGCGCCTCGGGGTCCTCCACCGGGACCAGCGCTAGGGTTTCCGCCATGGCCATCTCCGCCTTTCTCTCTCTCCCGCCTAGAAGAAATTCGATTTCGAAATGGGGAAGAAATCAAACCAAGCCGAGGAGAGCCGCAACGGGTCGGCGATTTTCTTTGCCATTTCCCAAACTCCCCCTCCAAACTCGGTCGAATCGCGGTTGGGTCCTGACCCGCCAAGAAAatgacaaaaaaccaccacatattGGGCGGAATTGACACAGAACTACCATCTTGGGCTTTTCGGCACATAAATGGCACTTTTCGGGCACGGTCGCGACGCGGAGCACTGATTGCTCTTTGTTAGCCGTTTAATCAAGATTCTGATGAGTCTGGCCCACCGCACACATGGCAAGGACGGACGGCGGGCGACTCGCGGTTGTTAGGACTTGTCTCTTTGTTGTTTTTCTCCCGTGATCTCAATGGCGACTGGAGGTGGTAGCACGCCGCCTGGCGGAGATTATGGAGGTCGTTGTTTCCTTCGGCGGGTGTTGTTCGGCGCGGGGTTCAACATGGGGGAACGGATTTGGACTCGTATGAAGACCGCGAGTAGcttgagatcttctcttcaaagaCGGAGCAAGAGGCGGCGCCGCCAAAAGGTTCTTCTCAGCTTGCGTCGTCGACGAATGGTAACAAATTCAGCCAGGAGGTATGAGAGGTCCAAAAAATTGGTGTTAACTGTGATGAGGGACAAGAGTAAACAAGCAATCGGTGTGTCTCCAGTGAAGAGCAAGAAGGCATATACATTATTTGCCAAATCCTACCCAAGCCACATATTAGTTAATGAAGAGGATGAGCATCAATGTTATAACCAGTTTCAGACTCATAGCAGTGTGTAGAGACATACATAGGAGAATGTCGTGTCAGAAGAGCAAGGGGGATGAAGATGAGGGAAATTGTTATGATGAAAGTGATAGCTTTGATGTATCCATGTAGGTATGACCTAGTTTAGGCAGAGGAGAGGAGAGCAAAATAAATAGAGTAAATGAAGAAAATAATTGCACagcataagaagaagaagaagaagaagaagaagaagaagaagaagaagaagaagaagaagaagaagaagaagaagaagatgcttgATGATCCATTGCTACATTATGAGGATGAGACAAATGTAGATGATATTTTTGATATTCCTTGTGATGACTATGAAGAAATGCCAGTGAAGAGACATGGCCCAAATTTGAGATCACATTCTCAAGTAGAACTTCCTTCAATATGCCAGAATGATCTCCTTCTGATGATGAAGAGCAACTAGGTTTTATTGCAGAGGATGGTGATGGTGGATTTGAGCCATTGCCATTAGTTCAACCAAAAGGGAGAAAGAGCAAACCAAAGAAGCAACCACATAGGGTTTGGTAtgatgaaaatagaaaaaatCTAGAGCAGCAGTTCAAGCTCAAGCTCTATTTCAAGGATGTATAACAGTTTAGGCATATCGGTTTATGCAGACATTTTGTAGACTACACATTGTGCAAATGAGAAATTTCCATTATCACAGGAACTGTCCAGATAGGATCATAGTCTGGTGTCATCCAGTGAAGAAGGAGAAGTACAAATGTCGGTTCTACATGTCAGCTTCCAAGATAAAGCATGATAAAACCTTCTGAATTAAGAAAATGCATTTGGAGCACTCATGTCCAACAGAACCTTCAATCAACAGAGTGAATATAGCAACTGGTTTAGCAATGTCTATGTGGACAAGTTTAGGTCAGATCCTAACACATGCATCACATCTTTAGTTGACAAGGCTAAAAAGGACTTTGGTGTTGATGTGCCCAAGAGGATGGCCGACAGGGCAAACACTAGAGCCAGGAAATTGGTCTTAGGTGATCACAACAAACAATATCACAGAATTAGAGATTACCTGCAAACTGTCATAGATAAAAAGCCAGGGTCTAGGTGCATTATCATCACTATCACTGGTCCCACAGAAGAAGAGCAGGAAGCGATGCAAAGAGGGCGGCAAGTATTCATTAGTGATAGACCAAGATTTCATGGACTATTCTTATGTGTTAATATTGCTGCAAGGCATGGTTTTCTTGAAGGATGTAGACCCTTCATAGGGTTAGATGGTTGCTTCATAAAATTGACAACTGGAGCTCAAATTCTTGCAGAAACTAGCGGAGATGGCAAAAATAATATTTATCCAGTTGCTTGGTCTATTGTTGCTAAAGAGGATACATCAAATTGGCAGTGGTATCTGGAACAGTTGAAGGAAGCTCTAGATGGAGAACAAGGTAAGTTTGGGTACTACACCATAATGTCAGAAGGGGCTGATAAAATATGTTAACATAGTTTTTCCTAATTGTCCTCTGAGATTTTGCCTTACGCACATTTATGCCAATTTCCAGCATGCGGGTTTGAGAGGAGAGGACGTGAAGAAATGCATGGACAATGTAGCCTATTCTTACACCAAGCATGGATATGACATGTCAATGGAAGAAATGAAGAAGCAATGCGAGCTATCTTGGCAATGGCTATAAAAAAATTCAAGTGCACACATGTGCAAGGTGGGCCATGGACACCAACTGCAAAACTGATTTGGTGAATAACAATTTGATTGAAGTAATCAAAAAATACATTCTAGATGTGAGAAACAAACAAGTAGTCACAATGCTTGTGGGGATTTATGACAAGAAAATGGTCAGATTTGATGATAAAAGGGAAGGAGGAGAAATTGCAGGTTGGGAAATCACATTCTTTTATATGCAGAAAAGATTGGAATGATGAAAAAATGCAAGTCCTTGTGTACCCAAAAGAGCAGATGCTAGCCTCTCGCAAGTGGCAAGTGATGATAACACTTATGAGGTTAGCTTTGGAGAATATAACTTGTTCTTGCAAAAAATGGGATTTATATATATGGACTGCCTTGCAATCATGTTGTTAGTGCAATCTACAAAGCATGGAAGCATCCAGATGATTTTGTATCTGACTTCTTCGAGAAAACCCATGTATTTGAACAACAACATACCAGTTTTATATCCCATGCCTCAACAACATGGCTGCAACAAAATTGACACTCAAGACATAATGCCACCAGGTTTCAAAGGTCACCAGAAGGGAAGAAGGAAGGAAAAGAGGAGCAAAGGAAAATATGAAGTACCAAAACCAAAGGAATCTTCTAGGATGGCCACTATAACATGCACCAACTGCAAATCTCAAGGGCACAAGTACACTAGCTTCTCACAACCTCTGAGACCAGACCTTGCACCTTGGAAAATAACCACAAGGTAATATTACTGAAAagatgatgtgaatttcatttgaAGCTTATTTGATGATTACCTGCTTCGAAATTCGATTTCTATAGACAAGTAGGTCCATTCCTCATGAAGCAGGTCCAAGTGTTGCACCTTCTTATTTTAGACGAGATGCTCCAACCACATCACCTTCTTCTTCTAGAACAGATGCTCCAAGCACAGACCTTCTTCTTGAGGAAACACCCCAAGcacaacaccttcttcttctagACCAGATGCTCCAACCACAACACCTTCTTCTTCAAATGCTGCAGCAAGAGGTATCATGGGCTACTTTACTGCTctggcaaatgcatttgtaggcaGGGATGCAAACCAAGGTCCTCGTGGCGGAGCTTCAAAGAAAATAATGGGCGGGCCATGCTAAAGAGAAACTAGAAATTAGTCATTACTCAATACTTTTATTCGCATGCTTAAAAATCAGCAAATAAACGTCTATCAAACTTCTAACTAAGAAATTGGGGAAAGAGACAAAACTACCCGGACATGGAGACTAGAGATGAATAGGCGCTCGATTTGTTGGCTAGCTGCAGCTGCTAGCGCCTGGCTGGACCTCTGACTGGTGCGTCGTGTCCGGCCGTGCCTCCGGTGACCCCCTTGTCCTTATGGCTCCGGCGACGCTACTGTCTGTGGGACCGCTGCTGCTCCACTGCTTCCCCTATTTTAGACTCCTAGCTTCTTTAATCAACACGCCAATATATCTCCGATCGTTCATACTCGCCAAAGTTGAGAGCATTCATCACAGTTGAATCAAATTCAGATATTAGTCTATTTGCGCCTAGTTTTATTGCTCCAGCCACGACCGCAGGGTAGGCCTCTGATTTACAGTAAAGAGGGTCACCAAGGTAGATGGATCTGCCTGCTCCAGCAGCAGCAAACTCCGGTGTGATTCATGAGACGCTCCATGCTCCGTGGCAGAGAGACGAAAGAATCGTCAGAGACAAAGCATTGCTGAGTCTGGAGGCAGCGTAAGGGCCAAGGGAATATGCCTTAATGGGCTGGGTCTCTCCTACATAGCCATACATACTTTTCCACAGAAAtcctgggcgggccatggcccagttCGGCCCTAACGTAGCTCCGCCAGTGCTCTGGATGAGAGATATGATTGAACCTGATCATGTGATGTTGAAGATGGTCCTTTATTTGCTTGTTGTTGAACCTGGTTATGTGATGTTGAACTTAGTACTTTTGCGTGATGTTGAACCTAGTACTTTTGCGTGATGTTGAACCTAGTCATTTTGTGTGTTGT includes these proteins:
- the LOC124676395 gene encoding uncharacterized protein LOC124676395, encoding MAMAETLALVPVEDPEAPLDAAAIRSRFEQLSALWEGEEEEPVDVAAEEDAVLGLLSECEVDMQAVDAWDSSAAALGSDGLATYIEWLKKEVSLAEEENRKLSAEISGIGYTVFKDTILLDADIESLESSLDKIDSEGLKHSEASPDSGLNQTNVEKDYIYEALELDYEIEKSEMDVELLQIQSTSMQRDEEMCQIKSVLSVPKVLECKGNSLRVFLKAPILTPECVNLGQKLDCVVDSFVSDHELLIEFDEGSMELKKVQIFPADVCVDILIEKLKSSREVISVPSLGWLIRQCQQQIIINILRRSLVNDANSSRHSFEYLDKDETIVAHLAGGIDAFFKISAAWPLSSYGLKLISIRNSGTLPANITLDLLCKTKELANGLELQTRRNLVRFVDTVEEILLREMQSDLNSSRVPG